A region of Salmo salar chromosome ssa17, Ssal_v3.1, whole genome shotgun sequence DNA encodes the following proteins:
- the LOC106575873 gene encoding gamma-crystallin B, with product MGKIIFYEDRNFQGHSYECGGECSDLHAHFSRCNSIKVESGNWMVYERPSYMGYQYFLKEGEFSDYQRWMGFNDCVRSCRMIPQHQGSHRMRIFERSEFGGQMTELTDDCPNLHERFHYNDIYSCNVMEGSWLLYEHPNYRGRQYLLTPGEYRRYNDWGSMSARVGSVRRIAM from the exons ATGGGAAAG ATAATTTTCTACGAAGACAGAAACTTCCAGGGTCACTCTTATGAGTGCGGTGGAGAATGCTCTGACCTCCATGCCCACTTCAGCCGCTGCAACTCCATCAAGGTGGAGAGCGGCAACTGGATGGTGTACGAGAGGCCCAGCTACATGGGCTATCAGTACTTCCTGAAGGAAGGCGAGTTCTCCGACTACCAGCGTTGGATGGGCTTCAATGACTGCGTCAGGTCCTGCCGCATGATCCCCCAG CACCAGGGATCTCACCGTATGAGAATCTTTGAGCGCTCCGAGTTCGGAGGACAGATGACGGAGTTGACGGACGACTGCCCCAACCTCCACGAGCGCTTCCATTACAATGACATCTACTCTTGCAATGTGATGGAGGGCTCCTGGCTTTTGTATGAGCACCCCAACTACAGGGGGCGCCAGTACTTGCTGACCCCGGGAGAGTACAGGAGATACAACGACTGGGGAAGCATGAGCGCCAGGGTGGGCTCCGTCAGACGTATTGCTATGTAA
- the LOC123728188 gene encoding gamma-crystallin M2, whose translation MSKITFYEDKNFQGRSYECDTDCPDVHPHFSRCNSIKVDSGCWVLYERPNYGGYQYVLTRGEYPEYQRWMGYSDTIRSCRTFSYASGSPYRMRIYERPDFQGQMMEFGEDCDSVQERFRSRDIYSANVMDGYWTLYEHPNYRGRQYFMRPGEYRKFSEWGATCATTGSFRRITDF comes from the exons ATGAGTAAG ATCACTTTCTACGAGGATAAAAACTTCCAGGGTCGCTCCTATGAGTGCGACACGGACTGCCCCGATGTGCACCCCCATTTCAGCCGCTGCAACTCCATCAAGGTAGATAGCGGCTGCTGGGTGCTGTACGAGAGGCCCAACTACGGAGGCTACCAGTATGTACTGACCAGGGGAGAGTACCCAGAGTACCAGCGCTGGATGGGATACAGCGACACCATTCGCTCCTGCCGTACCTTTTCTTAT GCCAGCGGCAGTCCCTACCGTATGAGAATCTACGAGAGGCCAGACTTCCAGGGACAGATGATGGAGTTCGGCGAGGACTGTGACTCCGTCCAGGAGCGCTTCCGTAGCCGTGACATCTACTCCGCCAACGTCATGGACGGCTACTGGACCCTCTACGAGCATCCCAACTACAGGGGGCGCCAGTACTTTATGAGGCCCGGCGAGTACAGGAAGTTCAGCGAATGGGGAGCCACCTGTGCCACAACCGGCTCCTTCCGTAGGATCACCGACTTTTAG
- the LOC106575874 gene encoding gamma-crystallin M2-like, protein MTMGKIIFYEDRNFQGRHHECMSDCADLHSYFNRCNSIKVESGMFMVYERPNYTGHQYFLKRGEYNDNQRMIGINDCIRSCRMIPMHRGSYRMRLYDRPDMSGQMQELNDDCPNVQDRFRMSDINSCNVMDGHWLMYDQPNYKGRQYYLKPGEYRRPSDWGGLSPRIGSLRRISDSNN, encoded by the exons ATGACAATGGGAAAG ATCATCTTCTATGAGGACAGGAATTTCCAGGGTCGGCACCATGAGTGCATGAGCGACTGTGCCGACCTGCACTCCTACTTCAACCGCTGCAACTCCATCAAGGTGGAGAGTGGCATGTTCATGGTCTACGAGAGGCCCAACTACACtggccaccagtacttcctgaAGAGGGGAGAGTACAATGACAACCAGCGCATGATTGGCATCAACGACTGTATCAGGTCCTGCCGCATGATCCCCATG CACCGCGGCTCCTACAGGATGAGGCTGTACGATCGCCCCGACATGAGTGGCCAGATGCAGGAGCTGAACGACGACTGTCCCAATGTCCAGGACCGCTTCCGCATGTCCGACATCAACTCCTGCAACGTGATGGACGGCCATTGGCTCATGTACGACCAGCCCAACTACAAGGGCAGACAGTACTACCTGAAGCCTGGCGAGTACCGCAGACCCAGCGACTGGGGTGGCCTGAGCCCCAGGATCGGATCCCTCAGACGAATCTCTGACTCCAACAACTAA
- the LOC106574807 gene encoding MOB-like protein phocein codes for MVMAEGAAVMRRNRPGTKEKDFYNWPDESFEEMDSTLAVQQYIQQNIRTDCSNMDKILEPPEGQDEGVWKYEHLRQFCLELNGLAVKLQGECHPDTCTQMTATEQWIFLCAAHKTPKECPAIDYTRHTLDGAACLLNSNKYFPSRVSIKESSVGKLGSVCRRIYRIFSHAYFHHRQIFDKYENETFLCHRFTRFVMKYNLMSKDNLIVPIMEDETNPNEAEGENDA; via the exons ATGGTCATGGCGGAGGGTGCAGCTGTTATGAGGAGGAATCGACCAGGGACTAAAGAAAAG GACTTCTACAACTGGCCCGATGAGTCATTCGAGGAGATGGACAGCACACTGGCTGTGCAGCAG TACATCCAACAGAACATCCGTACAGACTGCTCCAACATGGACAAGATCCTGGAGCCCCCAGAGGGTCAGGATGAAGGGGTCTGGAAGTACGAACACCTCAG GCAGTTCTGTTTGGAGCTGAACGGACTTGCTGTGAAACTACAG GGAGAATGCCACCCAGACACATGCACTCAGATGACGGCAACAGAGCAGTGGATCTTCCTCTGCGCTGCACACAAGACTCCCAAAGAG TGTCCAGCCATCGACTACACCAGACACACTCTGGACGGAGCCGCCTGCCTCCTCAACAGTAACAAGTACTTCCCTAGCAG AGTGAGCATTAAAGAATCCTCAGTAGGGAAACTGGGTTCAGTTTGTCGACGGATCTACAGGATATTCTCCCACGCTTACTTCCACCATCGTCAGATCTTTGACAAGTATGAG AACGAGACGTTCCTGTGCCATCGGTTCACGCGATTTGTGATGAAGTACAACCTGATGTCCAAGGACAACCTGATCGTACCCATCATGGAGGATGAGACTAACCCTAACGAAGCAGAGGGCGAGAACGACGCCTGA
- the LOC106575871 gene encoding gamma-crystallin M3-like codes for MTKGKIIFYEDRNFQGRSYETSSDCPELTSYLSRCNSCRVESGCFMVYDRSNFQGNQYFARRGEYGDYQRMGMSDCIRSCRNIPMHSGQFRMRIYERENFGGQMHEMMDDCENMMDRYRMSDCQSCNVMDGHWLMYEQPNYRGRQMYLRPGEYRNFSNMGGSMGNMRWQSMRRIMDSC; via the exons ATGACCAAGGGAAAG ATCATCTTCTACGAGGACAGGAACTTCCAGGGCCGTTCCTATGAGACCAGCTCAGACTGCCCTGAGTTGACCTCCTACCTGAGCAGGTGCAACTCCTGCAGGGTGGAGAGCGGCTGCTTCATGGTGTACGACCGCTCCAACTTCCAGGGAAACCAGTACTTtgcgaggagaggagagtatgGTGACTACCAGCGTATGGGCATGTCTGACTGCATTAGGTCCTGCCGAAACATCCCCATG CACAGCGGCCAGTTCAGGATGAGGATCTACGAGAGGGAAAACTTCGGAGGCCAGATGCACGAGATGATGGACGACTGTGAGAACATGATGGACCGTTACCGCATGTCCGACTGCCAGTCCTGCAATGTGATGGACGGCCACTGGCTCATGTATGAGCAGCCCAACTACAGAGGCAGGCAGATGTACCTGAGGCCTGGAGAGTACAGAAACTTCAGCAACATGGGAGGAAGCATGGGCAACATGAGATGGCAGTCTATGAGGCGTATCATGGATTCTTGTTAA